ATGAGCAATATCCGCAACTTTTCCCTTCTCTTGGAAAGCGGAAGGGGAGAGAAAGCAAATGTTTACTCCGTTCAGTATCCATCCGATGATCCTTTTCCAGCTAAAATAGATGCTCTTTGTCGACCTAGGTATGTAGGAGAACATCAACGTCAATGTGCAGCTGGTGCTTTGAAAAAGTAATGCTTAACATTACGCAGTAGTTCAATATTATCTCGAAGGACATGTGAAAGTTTAAAATTGACAACTTGAACCCTTGATATATAGTAAATTTGCCTACCAAGGCTTTCTGTTTAGCAGAAACACAGCAGCATATAACTGAGGCACAGCTTGTATCCAGGCGTAAGAATTCATCCTTCACATCAGTTCTCAAAGCAAGCTAAGTTACCCACACAAGTCTAAGTTACCCACCAACTAgcgaaataagaaaaagaaacgagCCCAATGACAATTGGAAATGATGCATTtcataaataaaaccgagtacaCAGAGATTCTAACTAACTGCAACACTGACCTTACTGACTCAAGAGTTCTTAGATTTTGAAGGTTTATAGTCAGTCATATGCAGGTATGAGTGTATGCTAAAGATACGACAGGTACAAATACGTTGTATTCAACTTGCTATCAGAGTCACATGTACCACATAATGCAACAGCAAGCGCGGATATGCTCATATCATAtcattttatgttattttattttaaactTGTAATCTTAAAGCAAGAAAACCACTAAGCACACAAGGTTACAAAAAAGAGCaaacagaaaaaggaaaaaaaaaaatccagcaCAATCAAAAACCATACCTGAGAATGAAAAACCTTAGAACATTAAGTAGTGGTATATGAAAATTTTTGATATTCAGCATGAACTCTGAAAATTCTCTAATACATTCAATCAAAAATTTCCACTGAAATAGCAAGAGAAAAATTAATGAAGAGAAGTCACTCCTCTGGAAGGTTTCCTTAGGTTCCGGAGTCACAGTTAATCAGTTAAACTATTGAAGGCTCATTAGTGGGTCACATCAAGCAGAAGCTAAGGTGTACCTGGCATGTTCTTCTAAGTCATACTACTTGGGACAGAACATGTTCATCCAAAGCTAGTTCCATATAAGCTTCAGCATTAGGTGGCCAGTACAAAGTAGAACACCTCTATTTCCCTTAAAAGGTAGGCCTTGCAATTGGAGAACCGAAAACACAAAACAACATTGAAATGGACAAAGGGGTCAGAGTTAGAGGCTCTCAAGTGATGGCAATGCCTCCAATTAAACAGCATTGGAAACCTACACAAGTCTAAGTCACCCACCCACTGGCTATTCCATCAAAAGATACCAATAATGGCAGGGGGATCAATATGGCTCTAGTGACAGGGTGCGCTTTCAATCCTCTTTTACAATTAACTTTTAAACTCTTTAATTTATCAGTACACGTTGATGAAATCTAAAGTGTCATGTCCTTTCAGGTAATATTTTTTTTCCTAGAGTTTGAATTATTTCAGTCAACTGTAAATGAAAAGATGCATGTGATTGGGATATTTATTAAGAACAAGAAAGATATTTCACCAGAATGTTCCATAATATACACACTCAACTCAAGGTACTGGGAAGCAAATCACATGTCAAAGCGGCAAATGAAAGGGTCTGCAAGATAAAGAGCCTACTAGCTAACATAACAACTAAAATATTTTCAAGGAAAAAATTGCGTAACATTTGATGATTTTACCTTAACTGCTGTCGCTCATATTTTTCAGGATCCCATCTTCAATCTGTTTCTCCATATACTTGCCAGAGTTAAGTGAGCTTATGCTCTCCACGTAACTTACTCGACAATTTCCCATTATAATACTACAGACCGCCACTGATCTAACTCTTTCAGCTGTTGGATCATACAAATGTAATTGCTCGCTATCATCATCTATTAGAATTTCCCCATTGTCAAAACACCATAGCGGCTTCCAAAATAGTAATCCCTGCGAGGGACATGGTAGTTTAGGCGTGGTAAATCTTTTTGTCCAAGATTCTTTTACTCCATATTTCTGCATAACCCACACATCAATCCTAACTGAATCCCAAATAAAAGCTACACAAATGCTGTCTCCTAACACTccaatatttctatatatttctccccaATAATCTGTAGGCGACACAATATTTTCAGGTAATGGCATATCCACCATTGTCTCACTGCTAACATCAAAAGAGACTATAACTTGGGACCAGGCTTCTTCGGTGGTTCTAGTTCCcaaccaatgaagagctccattgaAAAACACACCCTCAGCTTTAATACCACCATGAAACGAGTAATTGACAGGGCCCTGAATACTACTCCATGAGTCTGACTTGACTCTATAAACATGAGTTTTCAAGCAACCTTCCGAACCCGATATTATGACTAGTTTGTAGTCATCAATGTTGCTGTCATAACCAAATCCATAGGCATGGGTATAACCCTCTATGGGCATTGTAAATTCCTTATATTCTCTTGTTAATGGGTTCATAATAACAATATCATTAGTCGCCATAAAACAATTCCTTTCCCGAGCAGCACGAAAAATTCTTGAGCAAATTAAGCCATCACAGGAAcccaaataattaagaaaatataaATTCTCACATTCAGATGGGTAATTTATCAGAACAGCTCCATCATGTGGTGAcgatgatgaaattgaagcatAATCTATAGGTACAGAGTAAATTATAGGGGGATTAAGTGGTGGGAAATGATTAAACCAGAGTTTAGGGTTTTCCTTGCTTTGATTAGTGCGATTGACATGATTTTTGATGAAACTAGGTTTAGAAAGAAGAGTATAAAGAAACTTACATACACACCTAGATGATAAGATGGATTCCCCTGGTAACTTTAGAAAGATCTCGTCGTGAACCTCTTCCGGGAGATTTAACAACGAAGACATTGATGATTCTTCTCGTCTGGATCTTTGTAAGCAGGGCTTtcaaaaatgggagaaaatatggTTAAATGCGTCTTGAATTTGACTGAAAGAAAAGCTGGTTGGCTTGGTCAAACCGCATCCTAAAGTCATAGCTGACTCTAGTTTGAacttggactttttttttttttaagaagttaATTTTTACCATGACTTTAACGGTAAATTTATTCATGGATTCTGACGCTAATTTCAAAGTTTTGTTTCCATTCTAcctgctattttttttttatcaactcaGATCACTGGTATTACCACCAAATGACTTTACCTGACACCCGCTTTTACCTGCTATACTTCCATGGAACCACTGATCACCTAAACTTGCTTAATTGATACCAGTGAAGATTCACCCTCCTCCAGGTTTCAGACAAAGCTAATATCAAAGTTAAGGTACATAAACTTTACAAATTCATAAGCATTTTTTACTTTGTATGGAATCTACCTCAACATGATCAAGAGCCTGAAGAAAATCAATAACTACATACCTCCAAGGATGGGGTTCACTTCTCATTGATATACACAATTTTTTCCTATGAgtttattgtttatgtttcagCAATCTTCTTATGCTGTTGCAATTGTCTTTTCAGAAAACGAATCTTCGCATTCACTCGAGCTGTGAACCCGATGTGGGTATCTTGTGTAGAGTTGTTCTGTTCTCTTAACCACATTACACTTTCTGTAACATCTTTCTCTTCATGCTTCATTTCTTGTAATATATGATCATCCATTGGATAAAACAACCGTTGAATCACCATGTGGAGAAAGTAGGGGAGAAGTGAAACAGTAACAACAATCAATGTGACCAACCAATATGTGGGTGCAGTGCCCAGAGCTTCTGTAAATATATGGAATCCTCCTTCTGAATATACTGGAGGAAGTAAACCATAAACGTACAAGAAAATGTACCAGAATAGTATGCTCCCCCAGATGAAAAGATGTTGGATCCACGTGAAGTGAGAAATGATGAGAGCAATCTGACAATTGACTGTCCAAATTATGCACGTAAATGTAATGGCTCCAATATGAGCAATATCTGCAACTTTTCCCTTCTCTTGGAAAGCGGAAGGGGAGAGaaagcacatgttcaaagtgaaAATGGCAAGAGATGCAAAAACCCCATTCAATATCCAACCAATAATCCTTTTCCAGCTAAAATAGATATTCTTTTGTCCTTGGCGATAAATTGCTGGAAACTGTACATTCGATGAAAACATGTGAGAAAACTCAGAAAAGGTTTTTTAAATACTTCCAATAAAGAAACCATCCTATCAACTAAAGACTCTAATTGTGTGCCTCCCATTCAAAGTTGTAATAAATGGCAGGAGGCTTGTACCTGTAAGCAAACGTCTGCTGAAACATCCTGTTCAAAGACCCCCAAAGCTATAACCGGCAAGGAAGTTAAGACAACGTTGAATAACACCATATACCAATCATTATAGACAACCTCTCCTGAGAAGCTTGTGTACAACTCATAATAGAATAGAGTGAGACCCAATGTAAGGTTTTTATAAACAAAATAGAGAATCTGCGTTCAAAACACAAGAAAAATGTATATTAGTATGTCtccctgaaaagaaaataaacattATTGTCAATCGAGCTTGAAAAAAGGATATTCACCA
This is a stretch of genomic DNA from Papaver somniferum cultivar HN1 chromosome 1, ASM357369v1, whole genome shotgun sequence. It encodes these proteins:
- the LOC113313044 gene encoding F-box/kelch-repeat protein At3g06240-like codes for the protein MSSLLNLPEEVHDEIFLKLPGESILSSRCVCKFLYTLLSKPSFIKNHVNRTNQSKENPKLWFNHFPPLNPPIIYSVPIDYASISSSSPHDGAVLINYPSECENLYFLNYLGSCDGLICSRIFRAARERNCFMATNDIVIMNPLTREYKEFTMPIEGYTHAYGFGYDSNIDDYKLVIISGSEGCLKTHVYRVKSDSWSSIQGPVNYSFHGGIKAEGVFFNGALHWLGTRTTEEAWSQVIVSFDVSSETMVDMPLPENIVSPTDYWGEIYRNIGVLGDSICVAFIWDSVRIDVWVMQKYGVKESWTKRFTTPKLPCPSQGLLFWKPLWCFDNGEILIDDDSEQLHLYDPTAERVRSVAVCSIIMGNCRVSYVESISSLNSGKYMEKQIEDGILKNMSDSS